TTATGAGACAGAGGGAGCAgtattttttgttataattaaatttgtgtTTATCTATTATTGACTATTAATTATTCAAAGCTAAAGCTATAATTTTGTTTGTCACCCACAcgaaatatgtatttttttaataaaaagaataattattttaagagttcatttatcaaattcagcagataaaataataaatttaatcaagattgtttatataatttcttCATAAAATAGCTTATTGAACTTAATGAACTCCatacaagccaaacatttatagaaaaaataaactcttataattagtttaacttaattatctaaaaaggacaaatggtatttttaagttaaaattaatttaatatgattCTTTTTAAGGATGTATTTGATAGTGTTAAAACTAATTTAAGTGTACaatattttcataatataacattTCCCGAGAATAATTATGAAaggatattttataatttagatattatatatttaatactttaatacttatatataatttttataattaaaatttaaaaatatggttaattgcaaatgcatGCACGAACTTTAtactaatttgcaattacaatataaattttgaaacttggcaatgcctgtaaccaactttcattttttggcaaattggtatactgaccaatcacgcaacgacacatggcaatatattacaatgtccacgttagtatttttcgtgtttggtgtatcgatttgccaaaagtgtaaagttggttactaacattgctaagtttcaaagtttatgttgtaattacaaattagggtaaagttcgtgtataaatttgcaattaacccttaaaaatatatattcaattttaatttttgttcttcGATTCGGTTTTCGGTATGGATATTTGCCTAAGATCCATAACCATACCGattaaatttttggttcgatttagTTCGAAAAAATGTCAAGAGTCATGATATATTTGAATTCTAGATACTTTTCGTTCAATTTTTGTTTGTAATATTCAAGACTTGTGCACAAACCAGAGTGCTAACTACTACATTATAGGACCTCTGTATGAGCTATTTTTCAGATATATAAAACAAAAGTCCAGTCTAAAGACAAGTTTCTTTTTAACTAATGGTAGCCGAGAGTTCACTACCAAATATATATAGAGTAATAGATTaggtaaacgcttggtttagcTACTTAACCACTtccatttctttaattttatgaacaaaataattgaacaaTTCTTAAGTTTTTACTATATACTTTTCTGATGCTTAGGTTATCTAGTGGCAGACTCCTTGATTCTTCAAAGTAAATGTTTTTGTTCAATCATGGTAGTAGAATTATAAGCGTCCTCCTATACACAAATTTGTTATGTAATTCAAGGTTAGGATATATTTGTATAGTcgcaaaacaaaataaataaaatgttatttttaattcaataactAACATTTACTAACATTCAATAATAAGCAAGTTTCACAAATTAGGTgcaattacataaaattattgaactaattttttgtaaacaatgaattatttttattggtaaGTTGCATCATACTAACTAAAATTAGTTATTAAGTCTACTAACTCCATGGTTTCGTTTATCTATAAAAGATACTTTTTAGATGGCTAATTTTCATTTCACAGTCAAAAAAAAGGAAGATGGGCAGAGTAGCACTTTTATTAGTGGCATGCGTTCTAGTATTGGTTATGCCAATGGCTAATAGCTCTACTCAAGAAATTGATCAATGGCTTTCTCATGCTAAGGAGAAAGTAACTCATCTTCACTTTTACTTCCATGATACATTTTCCGGGGCGAATCCAACTGCCATGAAGATAGCCCAATCCGCCATAACCGACAAATCACCGACTCTCTTCGGCATAGTTGTCATGATCGATGACCCATTGACGGAAGGACCTGAACCAACATCGAAGGAGGTGGGTCGGGCTCAAGGGCTTTACGGATCTTCTGATCAGAAGAATGTGGGCCTTCTCATGGGCATGAACTTGGTTTTCACTACTGGAAAGTTCAATGGTAGTACTCTTGCAATTTTGGGCAGAAACCCAGCCCTAGAACACGTCCGAGAGATACCAATTATCGGGGGGACTGGCGCATTCCGATTGTCAAGGGGATTTGCTTCCCTGAAAACATACTTCTTCAATGCAACCAGTGGTGATGCTATTGTAGAATATAATGTTGTAGTTTCACATTATTAAGACATAAAGAGTAGATGTATTTCCTGTTTGTTCACTTTGTTTTATCTTCAAAAGTGGTTCAGTAAAACTTTGTTTAATTTGGATTTCTAGTTCCTTAACTTGCTATTATTATGTAAATCAAGCTCTGCATCTATAGGAGTGTTCATCATGAATCCCT
This window of the Mercurialis annua linkage group LG5, ddMerAnnu1.2, whole genome shotgun sequence genome carries:
- the LOC126683122 gene encoding dirigent protein 21-like; this encodes MGRVALLLVACVLVLVMPMANSSTQEIDQWLSHAKEKVTHLHFYFHDTFSGANPTAMKIAQSAITDKSPTLFGIVVMIDDPLTEGPEPTSKEVGRAQGLYGSSDQKNVGLLMGMNLVFTTGKFNGSTLAILGRNPALEHVREIPIIGGTGAFRLSRGFASLKTYFFNATSGDAIVEYNVVVSHY